One Fictibacillus halophilus genomic window, GTACGAAGAAGATTATTTGGAGTATCTGCAGCAAATAAAATTTACGGGAACTGTTCGCTCTATGGTTGAGGGAGAATTGGTCTTTGCAAACGAACCTATCATACGAATAGAAGCACCATTAGCAGAAGCGCAGCTTATTGAAACGGCTATCTTAAATATCGTGAACTACCAGACACTTATCGCTACAAAAGCATCCCGCATTAAACAAGTGGTTGGGGAAGAACGAGTGATGGAATTTGGAACACGTAGGGCACAAGAGATGGATGCAGCGATATGGGGAACAAGAGCTGCGTTTATAGGTGGTTTTGAAGCCACATCAAATGTAAGAGCAGGAAAACGATTCGGCATACCAGTCGCAGGTACTCACGCACATGCTCTTGTTCAGACGTACCGCGATGAATATACGGCATTTCATAAATATGCCCGACGTCATAAAGACTGTGTGTTTTTAGTAGATACGTATGATACATTGCGATCTGGAGTGCCTACAGCGATTAAGGTTGCTAAAGAGTTAGGAAACAAAATTAATTTTCAGGGAATTCGTTTAGATAGTGGAGATCTCGCTTACCTTTCAAAAGAAGCGAGAAAGATGCTTGACGAGGCAGGATTCACAGATACTAAGATTATTGCTTCGAATGATCTAGATGAGAATACGATCATCAATCTAAAAGCGCAAGGTGCAAAGATCGATTCGTGGGGAATCGGTACAAAATTGATCACAGCTTATGACCAGCCAGCTTTAGGAGCAGTCTACAAACTCGTCTCTATTGAGGACGAACAAGGAGACATGGTAGACACGATAAAAATTAGTGGGAATCCTGAAAAAGTGACAACTCCTGGTTTGAAAAAAGTTTATCGAATCATCAATACACAGAATAACAAATCTGAAGGTGATTATATTGCACTTGACAATGAAACGCCCGAAGAAGAGCCTCGACTTAAAATGTTTCATCCCGTTCATACGTTTATCAGTAAATTTGTAACGAACTTTAAAGCGAAAGAGCTTCATCAGGATATTTTTGTAGAAGGTAACGTAGTCTATGAAACTCCCACTCTTAAAGAGATACAGCTCTTTGCAAAAGAAAATCTAGAAGTATTATGGGACGAATACAAACGGACGATGCATCCCGAAGAATATCCAGTTGACCTCAGTCAAGAATGCTGGGATAACAAGATGAAGAACATTCAAGACGTGCAAACAAAAGTTATGTTATTAATCGGAGAAGGAGAATCTCACAATGGGTAAGATTGGAATCTATGGATCATCTTTTGACCCTATAACGAATGTCCATCTATGGACAGCAAGTACCGTTGCACATCGCTGTAAGCTAGATAAAGTGATTTTCCTGCCATGCTCAAGTAAACGAAAAGATAAAACGATGAAAACCTCAGATACTCATCGCTGGGAGATGCTTCAGCTAGAAATCTCAAATAATCATACATTTATAGCTGATGATCATGAAATGCTTCAAGAAGCTTGGGAAGTGTATACGTATTACACAATGGAACATTTTAAAGAAAAATATCCTGATGATGAAGTTTACTTCATTATGGGAGCAGATCTTTTGGTTGATATTGCAGATGGTAAATGGAAGTATGATGAAGAGTTAATTGCGAGCAATAAATTTATTGTGATGGCAAGGGACGATATCAATATGGTCAAAACGATTTCTCGCTCGCCCATCCTAAGAAACCACGATGATGGCACAAAATTTCATCTGATTGATAAAGGACTGTCTATGGAAATCAGCAGCACTTATATCCGTGATGAATTTTCTAAGGGTGGCGAGCCAAGGTATCTTTTACCTGATGCTTGTTATGAATATATAAAAAAACATGAACTGTATAAATGACAGGAGGGATTATCGATGTCTTTGCAGCAAAGAATCATGAATGATCTTCATACAAAATCAAATATTGTAGCTTCGACTGAAATAGAAAGCAGGGTAAACTTTTTAAAACAATACCTCATTCAATCAAAGGCAAAAGGTTTCGTGCTTGGTATCAGTGGTGGTCAAGACTCTACATTAGCAGGCCGGCTGGCGCAGATCGCAGTAGAAGAGTTGAGAGAATCAGGTCATATCGTAAAGTTTGTTGCCGTGCGCCTGCCATATGGAACACAAAGAGATGAAGAGGATGCTGAGCTCGCACTGTCTTTTATTAATCCCGATGATCGAATTTCTTTTGATGTTAAAAAAACGGTAGATGTCTTTGCAGAAAGCTATAAAACGAATGCTTCACAGCCGCTTTCTGACTTTAATAAAGGTAATGTTAAAGCAAGAGTAAGGATGATTACCCAGTATGCAATTGCTGGTCAGGGGAATTTATTAGTAATCGGGACAGATCACGCCGCTGAAGCGATAACAGGATTCTTTACGAAGTACGGTGATGGAGGAGCAGACATACTTCCACTGGCGGGTTTAACAAAGCGTCAAGGTAAAATGTTGTTAAAAGAATTAGGGGCACCAGAAAGACTGTATGTCAAACAACCAACGGCTGACCTTTTAGATGAAAAACCACAGCAAGCAGATGAAACCGAATTAGGAATAACGTACGATGAACTAGATGATTATCTAGAAGGTAAAGCCGTTTCTGATGACGCAGCAAAGAAAATTGAAGAGCGGTATCTTCAAACAGAACATAAAAGACAGCTTCCCGCTTCTCTTCATGATGAGTGGTGGCAATAATGACAACAGCTGATTCAAAAAGGTACTTACGAAGTACCTTGGGGTCAGCTGTTGTTTTGCATTTTATTTAAATATTTTAAAAAGAAGTTAACTTTCAGCTATTTTTGGAAAAAATATAAATAAACTAGTGAAAGATGCAAAAAACGTTTACGGGACTATTGATTTAGGGAAGAGCCTTATAAATACCTTATGAGCGCATGGAGGATTATAGATGGCTACCGTAATAAAAGGAGAATACAAACACGTGAACTGTGATAGTGAATACGGCACATTAAAGAAAGTAATTGTGTGTGAACCGAGATATATGAAGATCGATGAAATTATTAATGAAACGCAGCGTCATTTTGCAAAAGATAACATCAACATGAAACGAGCAATGAAACAGCATCAGCATTTTGTGGAGACGATGAAAGCAAACGGTGTAGACGTTTATAAACTGCCTGCGATGGAAAAGTTTCCTGAACAAGTTTTCACTCGTGATATAGGATTTACGATCGGTGAAACGGTTTTCGTATCACGTATGGGAAGCAATATTCGAGATGGAGAAGAGAAGGTCTTGCGAAACTGGTTATTAGAACACCAGATTAATCTTTCTTTGATTGATGGAGACCGGATTGAGGGCGGAGATGTAATCGTCCATGGCGATACCGTTTATATCGGTGTGAGTGGAAGAACGTCTGAGGAAACCATTCAAGAACTTCAATCACAGCTGCCTCATTTGAATGTCGTGGCTGTACCATTTGATCCCATCTTTTTGCATCTGGATTGTGTATTTAACATTTTGTCTGAGAAAGATGCCTTGATCTATAGACATGCTTTTGGAGAAAAAGACTATCAAATGCTTGCTTCAAAATTTAATGTGATTGAAGTAGAGAAAGAGGAACAATTTACGATGGGTACGAACGTATTATCTATCGGAAACAAGAAGGTTTTGAGCCTTCCTGTTAATAAGAACGTTAATACAGCACTTCGTGAAAGAGGGTATGAAGTTTTAGAAGTGGATATTTCTGAAATCATAAAATCAGGTGGTTCTTTCCGATGCTGTTCGATGCCGTTATATCGGGAAGAGATGCATTAAATAGTGTTTAAATAGTCTTTGCCAGCGGCAAAAGGCTATTTTTATTGGCTGAAGATCAACCTTTGTAGGTGCTAAGCTTTAAACTGTCTGTTTTAGACGTATTTTTAATGCTGCAGGGTAAAGAGTACTATTCTTTGACCTAGGAGGCAATTTAAAGAGAGCTATTACTTTTCTTGATACGTTTGACCCCACCGAAATGATTACGCACAAAGTACCTTTAGAAAAAGCGGATAAGAAGTTTAACAAACACGAAGATGAATGTATAAAGGTTGTCCTAAAGCCTTAGTTGCATGAAACTAAATAAGGAACTTGGATGGCCAAGTTCCTTTCTATATTTCTATTTGTGAGTTTTCTTCTGCCAGTGTGGTATCAGTACCTTGAAGGGGAAGAACGATAGTGAAGGTCGTTATGTTATCATCGGATGAACAACTGATGGACCCGTTATGTTTTTCAATAATTTTTTTACATACAAATAGTCCAATACCTGTACCTAATTCTTTTGTTGTAAAGAACGGCTCAAAAATCGTACTGATTGTTTCGGGTGGAATAGCTGGGCCGTTATTAGAAATAGTAATATGTACGTTATCGTTATTTTCGATCTTACTAAAAATCATGATTCGTCGATTCTGTCTCATTTGGCGCAACGCATCGATCGAGTTCATGATGAGATTAAGCAGAACTTGTTTCAACTCGTCCTTGTGTGCCCGCAGCGTAATCGTAGGATCAATGCGGGGAATTACTGTCACATCTGCATCCACTAAACTCGGGTACATAAAATCTAGAATATCTGTGAACAAATCTTCTAAAGCAAAATCCTCCGCTTCTCGTTCTTGTACTCCTTTTCTTGAGGCGTGAAGAAATTGAGAGATACGAAAGTTTAATTGTGTTAATTCATGACTGATGATATCAATGTATTTCATGTTTGGATCTTCTTGCTGCATGAGCTTTACAAATCCCATTACAGCTGTCAATGGATTTCTGAACTCATGTACAAAACTCGATGACATTTGTCCTAAAATGGTTAAACGTTCTTTGTGACTTTGGTCAATGAATACTGTTTTTTCCTCAATCTCAATATCCTTTAGCTGAGTATACTTCTTAACCGCATGATATAAAAACTCATCAAAAAGGGAATTGATCGTTTCAATTACAGGTTGTAACTGTTCAATGGATATGCCAGAGCCCGTCACGAAACGGACAATCTCACTTCTTCCAAGGTTTACATTGTATACAAATTCACCTATATTGATCTTAGCTTCCAACCGCTGTACAGCTACTTCATGTGCGAGGCGCATAATTTCTTCGGGAGATAGTTTACGTCGTAAGGACTGTTTAACTAGCTCAACCATATGCAGGGCATTATCTATAACTTTTTCTTTATGTACATCATGATTCGATATCACGATTCTCTGGTGCCAATCATGTAAGTAAGTAGGCAAGTTATCATCCATATATGTGATTAGACTTTCTGTTATGTCCACCGCTCGCACCTCTTTCAACATTAAAATCATGGAAAGAATAAAAAATGAATCAGCCAACGTTTGATATATAAAAGTATTTATACTACATATAGTAATGGAAATATAGACGAAATGCCATATGCAGTTTACAAATTTTTCATTAAATTGTGAAAATGATGTAGGTATTTCGACAGAGAGCAACGAAATCATTCATAATCTTCTGTTATTTACTTTTCGGTACGCATGAAATACTATCCTTTAAATTTTAAATACTATTTGAAATAATTATTGTGATTTTATCTACATCATGGAATGGTGATGAACTCTATCCAGCCTTTCCATCTGCTTCGTCTCATCAATAACTACTCATGAGATAATTGGTATAGTACAATCTTGACATCACATACCCTTAAACGACATGCAATCGTGAGGAGGGAATTTCATGTTTAAACGCTTTAACCGGCTGGCGATCGAACTGCCAACACCTACGAATCCTGATGCGAATGCCGCTGCTGCAGTTCAAGAATTGCTAGGCGGTCGTTTTGGTGAGATGTCGACACTTAATAACTATATGTATCAATCTTTTAACTTTAGAAAAAGAGGAAAATTAAAACCTTTTTTTGATCTCGTCTCGAGTATTACGGCAGAAGAATTTGGGCATGTCGAGCTTGTTTCACATACGATTAATATGATGATCTATGGTACGACACATCCTGGAGATGTCAACGACGCACCGATGGCAGCAGCTACCGATAAGAGGAACACACAGCATTTTATTGGAACAGCACAAACATCGTTCCCGTTTGATTCAATGGGAAAAGCTTGGAACGGAGATTATGTATTCAGCAGTGGGAATCTACTTCTTGATCTCCTTCACAACTTCTTCTTAGAGTGTGGAGCCAGAACCCATAAGATGAGAGTTTATGAGATGACGAGTAACCCTGTTGCCAGAGAGATGATTGGTTATCTTCTTGTACGCGGTGGTGTGCACGTTTTGGCATATGCAAAAGCGATTGAGATGGTAACAGGAGTTGATATTAAGAAGATGCTTCCAGTTCCTGATCTAGAGAACTCAGCATTTGAAACAACACGAAAATTTGAAGCAGAAGGAGTACACCGAAAGTTATATACGTTCAGTGATACCGATTATCGAGATATCGCTTTAATCTGGGCTGGTCAGCATCCGTTAGGAGGGCCGCTTGAGACTGTAATCGGTGCTCCAGCAGGTGCTCCAATGCCTGAATTACGCTCCATATCAGAAGAGTTCGCGCCAGGTATCTCTCATGAAGATTTTATGCAGATTGCTGAAAGACTGAAGAAAAATGCAGGAATAAGTTGATCGACCGGCGTACCTTGCGTCGGTTTTTTTTATGGTATGATTTATTATGTTTATAGAATTTGTGAGAAATGAAGGGAAGTCCGGCAGATGACGTACAGACAAATTAAGTGGTTGATCCTGCTCATTCCAACGATTTCCGTTGGTTTATGGGAATACGTTAGACATACGGTTCTATTGCCTTATATATCCATGAACACGGGAAACTGGCTGTCTGCCATCATCGTATTTCTTGTTACGCTTTATTTTTTGAATATCTTGTTTGGAAGATTAGAGCGCATGCAGCAAGAGCTTCAGAGAGAACGTTCTGAGAAGGCGGTCTTAGAAGAACGGGAGAAAATTGCGAAAGAGCTGCATGATGGTATCGCTCAGTCTTTATTTTTTCTCTCTGTTCAAGTGAATAAGCTAGAAAGTGAGTTTAGTAGAGATGATAAATCGTATCATAAACTAAAAAAAACCTTGCAGCACATTCACGATGATACGCGAAGTGCCATTCAAAATCTTCGAAACGTACCAGCTCAAGCTGATATTTCGTGGACACGATCATTAAATGCATTCTTCAATGAAATGGAGAGTCAGCATGACTTCAAGATACATCGCGAGTGGAGTTTGAATGACGATGATCTAACTTCAAAGGAAAAAATCGAGTTGTTTGCTTGTGTACGTGAAGCAATCATCAATGTTATCAAACACGCTGATACGAACGAAATATGGTTGAATACGACAACTACTCCAAAAGGATGGATATGTACCGTTGAGGATCAAGGATCAGGATTTGATTCTCAAAAGCCTACAGATGGATTCGGACTAAAAATTTTACAAGACAGAGCGTATTCTATGGACTGGAAATTAAAAATCGCCAGCACGGAAGGGAAAACGACGGTTACGGTAGAGAAGGAGGAAAATGCATGACGCAGCCTATTCGTTTATTGATTGTCGATGATCATCATCTTGCTCGAGAAGGTGTCAAAGAGATTCTTGAGTGTCAGACCGAGTTTGAGATAGTAGGTGAAGCATCTAATGGTTTACAAGCAGTAGAGAAGACTAAAGCTCTTATGCCAGATCTTGTTCTTATGGATATATCGATGCCGAAGATGAATGGTTTTGAGGCAACTAAAGAAATTAAGAAGCAGTTTCCAAACGTAAAAGTAGTGATTATGACGGTTTCTTATGACATTACGGACTGGTTTGAAGCTTTAAAGCGTGGTGCACAAGGATACCTTCTCAAAAATTTGAACACAGAAGATATGCTGAACGGTTTGAAAGCATATGCTATGGATGAAATTCCGATGTCGAAAGAGATGGCTTTTCGAATATGGAAAGAATTCAAGAAGGATGGACAAGCTGAGCAAACACTTTCTGCCAGGGAACAGGATGTATTACAACTGGTAGCAAAGGGGCATTCGAATAAGGAAATCTCGAAAGTACTCAATATTTCTGAGAATACTGTCAAAACCCATATGAAGAATATTTTAGGAAAACTGCATCTAGAAAATCGTGTCCAATTAGCAAGCTATGCTTACGATAACGGTATCGTTTAATTTAAAGCGTCATACAATGGACACATTTTTATTTTCGTAATCACCCTTTAGAGTGATTACCATTTCATGCTTGTTGTTTATACTTTTCCATATTGAGTACGAATAAGGAGAATATAAATATGCAAGCAACAGCTTACAAGCTACCAGAAAGCAATGAAAATCCATCAAAGACATCTAACAGTCTCTACCAGACGTTTTGGAGATGGCATTTTTATGGTGGGATTATCTTTGCACCTTTTTTAATCTTACTTGCTATTAGTGGCGCGTTATATTTATTTCAAGCTGAAATTGAGACGATGATCTACAAAGACAAGATCATTGTTCAAAAAGGCGATCAATCACTTCCGCTCTCACAGCAGATTGACACAGTTCTAGCGGAGTACCCTGGAGCAGAGATTGGTTCAATCAGATTGCCGAAAGAAGATACTCGAGCTACTTTAGTAAAAGTTATAGAAAATGATGTGGTTACACAGGTTTATGTAAACCCATACACAGCGTCTATAACAGGAACGATGCTTGACGAAGATCATTTCAAAAATGTTGTCGCTAAGCTACACAGTGAATGGATTGTTGGAGGAACGTTCATCAATAGGTTCGTTGAACTGGCTGCATGTTGGACGATCATCATATTGATTACAGGCTTATACATATGGTGGCCAAGAAACAAGAAGACTTTCATGGGAACGATCTTTCCTCGTTTAAAAAAGAGAGGCCGCATGTTCTGGAGAGACCTTCACGCAGTAACAGCATTCTGGCTATCGCTGATGATTTTGATCCTAATCGTGACAGGGCTGCCATGGTCAGGTGTGATGGGAGAACAGATAAATAAGCTCGCGACGAATGCAAATGCAGGCTATCCAACTTATGCATTCATGGCGCCAACAGCAGAGAAGACAACAGGTGAGATCGCAGAAGACATTCCGTGGGCAACTGAGAACAACCCTGCACCAGCATCAAAAAAAGATGATGGATCCCTCTCTGTTGATCAAGTGATGTACTTAGCTCAAGAGAACAAGATTCAAAAGCCTTACACGATTTCATTGCCCAGAGGAGAAGATGGCGTATTTACGATTGCTTCTTCACGAGATAAACCGGAAAATGAAGCGACGGTTTATTTTAACCAGTATAACGGAGAAATCGTAGAGGATATAAGGTTTAGTGACTATGGATGGATGGCTAAGGCCATATCGATTGGAATCGCACTGCATGAAGGTCATTATTTTGGTCTTGCTAACCAGATTTTAGGAGCGATAGCTGCTCTTGGTTTAGTGGCGATCGTCATCTTCTCACTCATCATGTGGAAAAAGCGTAAACCTTCTGGAAAATTAGGAGTGCCAAAGAAATCGGACAAGAAGCTAAAGCCGTGGATTATCGTCCTCATGATCATTACAGGTATTGTTATGCCTCTTGCAGGTATATCTTTTGTCTTCGTATTCTTACTAGATCGTTTTGTTATACCACGAGTAAAACCGCTTCAGGCATGGCTGTCATAATATTATTAGAGGTGAACTTATCATGAAAAGAATGATGTTAATTTTCGGACTTGTGCTGACGATAGCAATCTTATCAGCATGCGGTTCAGGTGGATCCAAGGACGAACACGAGAATCATAAGAACCACGAACAACATAATACCGAAAGCAAGGAGACGTCTCAGTCATTAGACTGGGACGTTCAGTCGTTTTCTTTCAAAGACCAAAACGAAGCTGAATTTGGGTTGGAAGACTTAAAGGGTAAAGTGTGGATGGCGAATTTTATCTTCACGAACTGTACGACAGTTTGTCCGCCGATGACTGCTCATATGGCTAAACTTCAAGATATGGCAAAAGAAGAGAGTGTAGATGTGGAATTTGTTTCTTTCTCTATCGATCCAAAAAGAGATAATGCTGAGGCATTGAAGAAGTTTGGTGAAAACTATGACGCGGACTTCTCCAACTGGCACTTCCTGGGTGGTTATGAACAAAAACAAATTGAACAATTAGCAAAAGATTCATTCAAAACACCTGTAGTGGCTGATCCTAACTCAGATCAATTCATCCATGCGACTGCATTTTTTTTAGTTAATAAAGAAGGAAAAGTAGTCTCTAGATATGATGGAGTAGAGAATACGCCGTACGAAGAAATCATTGCAGATATGAAAAATAGACTAAAAAAGTAAAGAAGCATTATTTTATAGTGAAAATAGAGCAAACACCCGAGTGGAAAAATGAAAGGGAATTCAAAGAGAAATAGTTGGGGGTCTGACCCCAACTATTTTTTGCATTTGTTCACACAATAGTTATGGTTTGGAAGTCTAACTTCTACATACTTATGATAAAACTATAGATAGAATCGTCATTATGTGATAATGGAGGTAAATTCATTTATGAATCCGATAAAAACGTTAAAAACAGTGGGATATCTTGAAGGTGCTTCGTTCCTAATCCTTCTTTTCATCGCCATGCCACTGAAGTATTTCTTAGATCAGCCGATGGCCGTATCAATCGTTGGTGCTCTTCATGGTCTGTTGTTCGTTCTTTACATTTTAGTCATTCTGTATGTGTACAACGTGAAGAAGTGGCCGATCATGCGCGCATTCTTGGCGCTGTTATCCTCTGTCTTGCCATTCGGACCGTTCATTTTCGACCGCAAGTTTTTAAAAGATTAATACTGCTAAAAGAGAGACTGCTTTTCGTAGGCTCTCTTTTTTTGTTACTTAAAAGGTAGAGAGGGTGTATCATGATTTGTCGAAAAGCCTTTATTTTTCAATTTAAACTTAATTGCTATCGATTTAGACTTAATTAATTTATTTTAGACTTAATTACTAGCAAATTAGACTTAATCACTCTCGATCTCGACTTAATTACACCCCCTAGTCAAATCACAATCGGGAGTTTGCTTGCCGCATGAACAAATCAAATGAAATTGTCCTCCTCAGACGCAACCCAAACGTCACTAAAACGAAATCCCTACAATTCTCAAAATACATCTCCCTTCATGTTAAGAATTTGTTTAAGTTGTTTTAATTTTCTAATTTTCGGCTATTTATACTTTAATATGGTTTTAAACAAGGAGGGACAAGCTTTTGATTAAAGCACTTCTGCTTAATGCGTCACTTAAAAGTGGTGAAGAAGTCTCCAATACAGAAAGTTTGATGAACGAAGCGGTGCATATTTTCAATAAGAACAACATAGATACTGAGATGGTAAGGCTTGCTGATTACAGAATCGCATACGGTGTTTCGGAAGATGAAGGGGAGGGTGACGAGTGGCCACAGATTTTTGAAAAAGTAAAAGCGGCTGATATCCTCATCATCGGAACACCGCTCTGGCTAGGTGAAAAGAGCAGCCTTGCTACACAAGCGATCGAGAGGCTATATGGCGCGAGTGGTATGACGAACGAAAAAGGCCAATATATATTTTATAACAAGGTGGCAGGGGTAGTTGTGACAGGTAATGAAGATGGAGCGAAACACGCGAGTGCTTCCATTCTGTACGGCTTGTCTCACATTGGATTTACACTACCACCGAATGTGGATACATATTGGGTTGGTGAAGCAGGTCCAGGACCTTCCTATATTGAAGCGGAAGGAAACAAAAATGATTTCACGATGCAGCACAATAAAATAATGACGTACAATCTGATTCACTTTGCAAAGCTTTTAAAAGAACATCCTATTCCAACAGAAGGCAATGTGGTAGAAAGCAATAGCTAATAAAGGGAGGATACTTATGGCAATCGATCAGTTAGCGGTAGCACGGTTAAGTGAGCAGTTTAGTGCAATCAGATCATTATCTGAAAAACTAGCATCAAAGCTTCAACATGAAGATACGATTATTCAGGCTATGCCAGATGTAAGTCCGCCAAAGTGGCATCTGGCACACACGACATGGTTTTTTGAACGATTTATCCTAAAAGAAAAGAATCCTTCATACGTTCCGTTTAATCCAAATTTTGATTATCTTTTTAATTCCTACTATGAAACCATTGGTTCTTATCATCCCAGACATTCTAGAGGCGTACTTTCAAGGCCGTCTATGGAAGAAGTGTATGCGTATCGAAACTATGTAAACGAAGGGATAGTGAGTCTGCTTAAAGACTATGGAGATCAGCTTCCAGAAGGGGTTGAAGATTTAATTGAGATCGGTCTTCAACACGAACAGCAACACCAAGAACTTCTTTTAACGGATGTAAAATATAACTTCAGCTGCAACCCTATGCTGCCTTCGTACACAGAACCTTCTACAACAAGTAATCACACAACAACTGATCATCAATCGCAAGTCAATGAAATTAAGTTTGAAGGAGGACTCGTTGAAATTGGTTTTGAAGGAGCAGGGTTCTCATTTGATAATGAACGGCCTCGTCATAAGGTTTGGTTGAATGCTTATCAGATATCTTCCCATCCCGTTACGAACGGAGAATATCTTTCTTTTATTGAAGCGGGAGGATATGAGCAGCCTGAGCATTGGTTGTCGGATGGCTGGGCAACAGTCAAAAAAGAAAATTGGAAACATCCCCTTTATTGGCGTAAGGCTGAGGATGGATGGTACACGTTCACGTTAACAGGTGAAAAGAAATTAAATCTTGATGAACCTGTCTGTCATGTAAGTTTTTATGAGGCGGATGCTTATGCTAGGTGGAGCGGAAAAAGGCTGCCAACAGAAGCAGAGTGGGAACATGCGATGAGTTCCATCCCAATAGAAGGAAATTTTGTTGAAGAAGAATCATATCATCCGATTGCGGGTGAGTCTTATACAAAATCACCGATAAAGAAAGCCTTTGGAGATGTATGGGAATGGACCAGTAGCCCCTACACTTCGTATCCAGAGAGTAAACCGCTCGAAGGTGCGCTCGGAGAATATAATGCGAAGTTCATGTGCAATCAAATGGTTTTACGTGGAGGATCATGTGTAACCTCAAAATTGCATATTCGACCTACTTATCGCAACTTTTTTCAAGCTGATAAAAGATGGCAGTTCAGCGGCATTCGCTTAGCGGGGGACCTCACATGAAAACAGTTAGATCGAACGTTCATTATCACATCGGAAACGAACCTGAAACAGATATGTATAGTGAGGTACTCCTAGGATTGCAACAAGAGAAGAAGTTCATTTCTCCAAAGTATTTTTATGATAAAAAAGGTTCTGAGCTGTTTGAAGCCATTACGATGCTTACAGAATACTATCCGACCCGAACAGAACTCTTTATCCTAAACAAATATAAAGGGGAAATGGCTGACGCAATCGGAAGGGATACGGCACTCGTAGAGTTTGGAAGTGGCAGCAGTGAAAAAGTGAGGACACTTTTAGAGGCGATGCCTAAGCTCAAAGAATATGTGCCGATTGATATCTCAAAAGATTTTCTTTATCAATCAGCACGAGCGCTGTCTATAGAATATCCTCATCTGGATGTTCATGCAGTTTCTGCGGATTACACGGATAAGTTTGAGGTGCCAGAGCTCACATCTAAACGCAAAGCTGTATTTTTTCCGGGATCTACTATTGGGAACTTTGAGCCCAAAGAAAGAATGAATTTTTTAAAGATGACAGCGGATTTTCTTAAACCTGATGGCGGTTTGTTGATTGGAGTAGATATGAAAAAAGATCATGCTGTATTGAATGCAGCTTATAACGATAGTAAAGGGATCACAAGTCAATTCAATAAAAACTTATTAAACCGATTAAACAGAGAACTCTTGGCAAACTTTGACCTTGAAAAATTTCAACATCATGCTTTTTATCATGCTGAAAAGGGCAGAATTGAAATGCACCTAGTTAGCATGGTAGATCAGACGATAACCATAGGTAATGAGAACGTCTTATTCACCGAGGGAGAGACTATTCACACTGAGAATTCTT contains:
- the nadD gene encoding nicotinate (nicotinamide) nucleotide adenylyltransferase, with the translated sequence MGKIGIYGSSFDPITNVHLWTASTVAHRCKLDKVIFLPCSSKRKDKTMKTSDTHRWEMLQLEISNNHTFIADDHEMLQEAWEVYTYYTMEHFKEKYPDDEVYFIMGADLLVDIADGKWKYDEELIASNKFIVMARDDINMVKTISRSPILRNHDDGTKFHLIDKGLSMEISSTYIRDEFSKGGEPRYLLPDACYEYIKKHELYK
- a CDS encoding histidine kinase N-terminal domain-containing protein, yielding MDITESLITYMDDNLPTYLHDWHQRIVISNHDVHKEKVIDNALHMVELVKQSLRRKLSPEEIMRLAHEVAVQRLEAKINIGEFVYNVNLGRSEIVRFVTGSGISIEQLQPVIETINSLFDEFLYHAVKKYTQLKDIEIEEKTVFIDQSHKERLTILGQMSSSFVHEFRNPLTAVMGFVKLMQQEDPNMKYIDIISHELTQLNFRISQFLHASRKGVQEREAEDFALEDLFTDILDFMYPSLVDADVTVIPRIDPTITLRAHKDELKQVLLNLIMNSIDALRQMRQNRRIMIFSKIENNDNVHITISNNGPAIPPETISTIFEPFFTTKELGTGIGLFVCKKIIEKHNGSISCSSDDNITTFTIVLPLQGTDTTLAEENSQIEI
- a CDS encoding dimethylarginine dimethylaminohydrolase family protein, whose protein sequence is MATVIKGEYKHVNCDSEYGTLKKVIVCEPRYMKIDEIINETQRHFAKDNINMKRAMKQHQHFVETMKANGVDVYKLPAMEKFPEQVFTRDIGFTIGETVFVSRMGSNIRDGEEKVLRNWLLEHQINLSLIDGDRIEGGDVIVHGDTVYIGVSGRTSEETIQELQSQLPHLNVVAVPFDPIFLHLDCVFNILSEKDALIYRHAFGEKDYQMLASKFNVIEVEKEEQFTMGTNVLSIGNKKVLSLPVNKNVNTALRERGYEVLEVDISEIIKSGGSFRCCSMPLYREEMH
- a CDS encoding nicotinate phosphoribosyltransferase is translated as MNNKYADDSLALHTDLYQINMAETYWEDNIHNKKAVFEVFFRKLPFGNGYAVFAGLERIIDYLKNFKFTTSDIDYLREELGYEEDYLEYLQQIKFTGTVRSMVEGELVFANEPIIRIEAPLAEAQLIETAILNIVNYQTLIATKASRIKQVVGEERVMEFGTRRAQEMDAAIWGTRAAFIGGFEATSNVRAGKRFGIPVAGTHAHALVQTYRDEYTAFHKYARRHKDCVFLVDTYDTLRSGVPTAIKVAKELGNKINFQGIRLDSGDLAYLSKEARKMLDEAGFTDTKIIASNDLDENTIINLKAQGAKIDSWGIGTKLITAYDQPALGAVYKLVSIEDEQGDMVDTIKISGNPEKVTTPGLKKVYRIINTQNNKSEGDYIALDNETPEEEPRLKMFHPVHTFISKFVTNFKAKELHQDIFVEGNVVYETPTLKEIQLFAKENLEVLWDEYKRTMHPEEYPVDLSQECWDNKMKNIQDVQTKVMLLIGEGESHNG
- the nadE gene encoding ammonia-dependent NAD(+) synthetase gives rise to the protein MSLQQRIMNDLHTKSNIVASTEIESRVNFLKQYLIQSKAKGFVLGISGGQDSTLAGRLAQIAVEELRESGHIVKFVAVRLPYGTQRDEEDAELALSFINPDDRISFDVKKTVDVFAESYKTNASQPLSDFNKGNVKARVRMITQYAIAGQGNLLVIGTDHAAEAITGFFTKYGDGGADILPLAGLTKRQGKMLLKELGAPERLYVKQPTADLLDEKPQQADETELGITYDELDDYLEGKAVSDDAAKKIEERYLQTEHKRQLPASLHDEWWQ